The genomic region ACCCAGGCCCAGTGGGTAAGCCTTATTATTCTTATTATAACTATTCCTATTCTAGCATCAAAAGTTAAGGAACCAAAACCCAAAAATCAAAAAGCTAAAATCCGAAATGGAGGTTAATCTCCGTTGCCGGAACTTATTGTATCTCCAGAAGACGCGAGATTGCGATTAGATGTCTTCCTTGCACTTCATGAGCCGTCAATTACAAGGTCTGCATTTGAGCGCCTTATTGTCGAAGGTCGCGTTACAATAAACGGATTACCAACGCGGCCCGCACGCAAAGTACGAGCTGGCGATGTAATAGCTTATTCTCTTCCACCACCTAAGCCTGCAAAAATAAAAGCAGAGGAAATCCCTATCGATGTCGTCTATGAAGACTCCGACTTAATAGTTGTAAATAAACCCAAGGGAATGGTTACGCATCCTGCGCCTGGACGTGAGGAGGGCACGCTAGTAAATGCACTTCTTGCACACTGCAAAGGCCTCTCACAAATCGGGGGAGTAGAACGCCCTGGAATAGTACACAGATTAGACAAAGACACCTCCGGCCTTATGGTTGTTGCCAAGAATGATATGGCATACCACAGTCTTCAAAAGCAAATTCAAGCTCGTACAGCAATAAGAAAGTATCTAGCTCTTGTTTGGGGCGATCCAAAATTCGAAAGCGCAGTAGTTGATGCTCCAATTGGACGACACCCTGTTGATAGGAAAAAGATGGCAGTAATCGAATCCTCAACCCTTAGGGCGCGCATTGCGATAACAGACTTTCATGTCTTGGAACGTTTTGGACTGTTTGCGCTTGTTGAAGCAAGTCTCCGAACAGGGCGAACTCACCAAGTTAGAGTTCATTCAGCATACATTGGCCATCCAGTTGTTGGAGATCCCGTATACTCCGGCAAACGACGTGTTCAATCGGGCTCAAAGGAGTTCATTTCATGCGTAAATCGAATGATTGACGGTCTACAAGGTCAAGCTCTTCATGCGTATTACCTAAGCTTTGACCATCCTAGAACAAACAAGCGTCTCGAATTTACGTCTGAGGTGCCGGTTGTAATGCGAAGTCTGATTGAATATCTTAGGGAGAATATATCAAGCACCATGGAACGCGAATAAAGGTAGCTATTTATTGCTAAACCTTTCTTAGAGCTTTTGTGATTAGCAATGATACAAATTAGAGTAGGGGACATTGCGAATATGCGGAAGCCGCATCCTTGCGGGAGCAAGGAATGGCTAGTTACGCGCATTGGGGTAGATATCGGGATGAAATGCCTCAAATGCGGCAGACGAGTGATGCTACCGCGCGAGGAATTTGAACGTCGTGTTAAAACCCTTCGCCCAGGTTAAGATTATTAACTAAGATAGCTAAGCGGCTTTAGGTATTTTTTTCTGAGATGTTTCAAGCTCAACCCAAGCAAAATCAATAAGTTCCTCAGCGCTTGCAGCTTCATCTGGATAAATAGCAGTACCAAACTCTACATCAAACGTCATAGAACCGCGCGTCCGATGGATATCAAATTTCACCATTTTTATCGCATTCCTTACTCGCTCACAAACTTGGCTTGCCTGCTCGCCAGTATAAGGCATTATTAGCCCAAAGACTTTATCATCCATTCGACCGATTATGTCGCATTTTCTGACATTATCAGCAATGATGCGAGCAATGCTGTATAATGCATCATCACGATGCATGCTTCCTGCAAGCTCCCCATATTTGTCAAGGTCTCTTACTGCAAGAAGCGCAAAGCTTAGCTTCGACTTGTTCCGAGCTGACCGGATAACTTCCTCTGCAAGTCGTTGTTCCATATAACTTTTTGTATATATTCCAGTTACAGCATCGGTGATAGCACTTTCCTCTGGGCTTTCCTGGCGACGGCCAGCCAGTTGCAATTGCATTTGCATTTCCTTAATCTCTTCCGTAGTTAGTATTCGCTTTAGCTTTCGAGTTCCATTGCGAAGAATATGCGAAACGTAATTGCAGGATATGCCAAGCTTCTTCGCAATCTCAGTTTGGCTCAAACCATTGTAGAAGAATTCCTGAATGACCTTCTGTTCGATTAGTTTGAGCTTGTTCATTGCCATTCCCAATACAACCCTATCTTCAACCGGAAGTTGAAAAGTTGTGAAGTCCTCATCCTTTACCTTTTCTACATCTACCGCAGCACCAGATTCCTCATCGCGGTCATAATCAAGCGATGCAACTTTGAATATTTCTCGTGTCGTAAGGAGCTCTGCGACGCTTTCCTCAGGAAGATGCATAACACGACCTATTTCTGCTTCGGTTGGCTGGCGGCCAAGCTCTTGGTAAAGAGAATCAATCACTCGCGCCATTTTATGATTCAGTTCCTGAAGCCAGGCCGGCTCCTTTATTATCTTTCCTCTATCCCGAAGCGCATGCTTGATTTGGCCAATTATGAAATGTGTGGCATAGGTCGAGAACTTCACTCCTTTTTTGGCATCATAGAGGTCGGTGGCGGTGATTAAGCCGATGTAGCCCTCTTGTATCAGATCCTCAAGGGGCTCACCTGACCCTGAGAACCTGCGTGCGATGCTCTCGACCAGGTTTTTGTACTGGAGGACAACCTTGTCTCGTATTCTTATGTCCTTGGTAGCAGCGTACTTCGCTAATAGTTTATTAATTTGCTCGTCTGATAATCTATTGGTAGCCATGATTTTTGCCATTTTTATAGTACTTCCGAAATTTTTAAAGCATTATGAAATTACCTATTGTTTGCAACAAAGCATCTGCGATTGGGAGCCCTCCTGAGGGCTCCCAATCAACCATGTATACCTAGCCTATCGAGCTTACTAGCTTGAAAATTGGACCCA from Armatimonadota bacterium harbors:
- a CDS encoding DUF951 domain-containing protein, yielding MIQIRVGDIANMRKPHPCGSKEWLVTRIGVDIGMKCLKCGRRVMLPREEFERRVKTLRPG
- a CDS encoding sigma-70 family RNA polymerase sigma factor → MAKIMATNRLSDEQINKLLAKYAATKDIRIRDKVVLQYKNLVESIARRFSGSGEPLEDLIQEGYIGLITATDLYDAKKGVKFSTYATHFIIGQIKHALRDRGKIIKEPAWLQELNHKMARVIDSLYQELGRQPTEAEIGRVMHLPEESVAELLTTREIFKVASLDYDRDEESGAAVDVEKVKDEDFTTFQLPVEDRVVLGMAMNKLKLIEQKVIQEFFYNGLSQTEIAKKLGISCNYVSHILRNGTRKLKRILTTEEIKEMQMQLQLAGRRQESPEESAITDAVTGIYTKSYMEQRLAEEVIRSARNKSKLSFALLAVRDLDKYGELAGSMHRDDALYSIARIIADNVRKCDIIGRMDDKVFGLIMPYTGEQASQVCERVRNAIKMVKFDIHRTRGSMTFDVEFGTAIYPDEAASAEELIDFAWVELETSQKKIPKAA
- a CDS encoding RluA family pseudouridine synthase, translating into MPELIVSPEDARLRLDVFLALHEPSITRSAFERLIVEGRVTINGLPTRPARKVRAGDVIAYSLPPPKPAKIKAEEIPIDVVYEDSDLIVVNKPKGMVTHPAPGREEGTLVNALLAHCKGLSQIGGVERPGIVHRLDKDTSGLMVVAKNDMAYHSLQKQIQARTAIRKYLALVWGDPKFESAVVDAPIGRHPVDRKKMAVIESSTLRARIAITDFHVLERFGLFALVEASLRTGRTHQVRVHSAYIGHPVVGDPVYSGKRRVQSGSKEFISCVNRMIDGLQGQALHAYYLSFDHPRTNKRLEFTSEVPVVMRSLIEYLRENISSTMERE